The Penicillium oxalicum strain HP7-1 chromosome IV, whole genome shotgun sequence genome contains a region encoding:
- a CDS encoding putative FAD synthase, with amino-acid sequence MYAAVCKLGPPPVPRAERDRNPLLAPPTPRLGPSNILLDTTRLVGAMTQSMVSGTGPVESPGLHHFQSTAAQDHLRPFRPITTTPPNQIPRGVGSAAGVNDQPTEVPVTSTSFKESAPVLESAASGTDEDEIPPLPTVVAQIHARVQSFLDESHPPDSLLASVQRQTRISLDVVARALTQYKFSELSISYNGGKDCLVMLILFLAGLHPHIRATQSTQDGPTAERVSTPASSATTSRTTTAPPTEDRREVDSEAISEIPAIYALPPDPFPAVEDFVITSAQAYHLQITKYTTAPPVTTMRSCFEEYLAAHPAIRAIFVGTRRTDPHGGKLTHFDQTDHGWPDFMRIHPVIDWHYAEIWAFIRHLNLTYCSLYDLGYTSLGGTSDTHPNPRLRRPSGTEDASDVRAEGSAEYLPAYELIQDVEERLGRN; translated from the coding sequence ATGTACGCTGCAGTCTGCAAGTTGGGTCCCCCTCCCGTCCCGAGAGCCGAGAGAGACCGCAACCCACTTCTCGCCCCCCCCACGCCTCGACTTGGACCTTCAAACATCCTCCTGGACACTACCAGGCTTGTCGGCGCAATGACCCAGTCTATGGTCTCCGGGACAGGACCAGTCGAATCGCCTGGCCTTCACCACTTTCAATCAACGGCAGCGCAAGACCACCTCCGACCATTTCGGCCGATCACGACAACCCCCCCCAACCAGATACCCCGCGGCGTCGGCTCGGCCGCCGGAGTGAACGACCAACCCACCGAGGTCCCAGTGACATCGACAAGCTTCAAAGAGTCGGCACCGGTGCTCGAGTCGGCGGCTTCAGGCacagatgaagatgaaattCCTCCATTGCCGACGGTGGTTGCGCAAATCCACGCCCGCGTGCAATCGTTCCTCGACGAGTCACATCCCCCCGACTCCCTCCTCGCCTCGGTGCAGCGACAGACTCGGATCTCTCTCGACGTTGTGGCCCGAGCCTTAACGCAGTACAAATTCTCCGAGTTGTCAATCTCCTACAATGGCGGCAAAGACTGCCTCGTCATGTTGATCCTATTCCTGGCGGGCCTCCACCCCCATATTCGTGCCACACAGTCCACCCAAGACGGCCCGACGGCGGAAAGGGTCTCGACcccagcttcttcagcaACAACATCAAGGACCACAACAGCCCCTCCCACTGAAGATCGGCGTGAGGTCGATTCCGAGGCGATCTCGGAAATTCCCGCCATCTATGCGTTGCCGCCCGATCCGTTCCCCGCCGTGGAAGACTTCGTCATTACCTCGGCGCAAGCCTACCATCTTCAGATCACCAAATACACCACAGCGCCCCCGGTCACCACCATGCGCTCTTGTTTTGAAGAGTATCTGGCAGCACACCCGGCCATTCGCGCCATCTTCGTCGGCACACGACGGACGGATCCACACGGCGGGAAGTTGACTCATTTCGACCAGACCGATCACGGCTGGCCCGATTTCATGCGCATTCATCCAGTCATCGACTGGCACTATGCGGAGATCTGGGCGTTTATCCGTCACCTCAATTTGACCTACTGCTCGCTTTACGACTTGGGATACACAAGCTTGGGTGGTACATCGGATACGCACCCGAACCCGCGGCTGCGCAGACCCAGCGGAACAGAAGATGCCAGTGACGTCCGCGCGGAAGGCTCTGCGGAATATCTTCCTGCCTACGAACTCATCCAGGACGTGGAGGAGCGACTAGGACGAAACTAA